Proteins encoded within one genomic window of Amycolatopsis sp. 2-15:
- a CDS encoding amidohydrolase, translating to MEADETRHERVDEEIERLDERLWSIARALHSQPEPANAEHEAVRALTGELAEAGVAVEHGVAGLPTAFTARRGGARPCVALLLEYDAVPGLGHASGRNLVAAAGLGAALAAREVTGDDRGSILVVGCPAAEPATGKGALAAAGVFDDVDAALVFHPGTHTWTWAPLTARTDVRVTVQGRAAHPTAEPRRGVDAVATLVQTFTAVAALQSRLPAGFHVQGIITRGGESTAVVPDLAEARFGLSAPTTAALEKLVSDVTACAEGAALATGAKAQTDRLGPGCAHLRDNPVLSGHFARHLAARGIHATPPDPGVFPGSSDVGDVSLKVPTIHPFVAILDPGHAERTPEFTAAAASPRARSVLLAAAAALGRTTVDLLAHPALVSQAWDCFADQARAERAG from the coding sequence ATGGAAGCGGACGAAACCCGGCACGAGCGGGTCGACGAGGAGATCGAGCGGCTCGACGAGCGGTTGTGGTCGATCGCCCGCGCGCTGCACTCCCAACCCGAGCCGGCGAACGCCGAGCACGAGGCCGTCCGCGCGCTCACCGGCGAGCTGGCCGAGGCGGGGGTCGCCGTCGAGCACGGCGTCGCCGGCCTGCCCACGGCGTTCACCGCGCGCCGCGGCGGGGCCCGGCCGTGCGTGGCGCTGCTGCTGGAGTACGACGCGGTGCCCGGCCTCGGCCACGCGAGTGGGCGCAACCTCGTCGCGGCGGCCGGCCTCGGGGCGGCGCTCGCCGCGCGCGAAGTGACCGGTGACGACCGCGGCTCGATCCTCGTCGTCGGCTGCCCCGCCGCCGAACCGGCCACGGGCAAGGGCGCCCTCGCCGCCGCCGGGGTGTTCGACGACGTCGACGCGGCACTGGTTTTTCACCCCGGCACGCACACCTGGACGTGGGCGCCGCTCACCGCCCGCACCGACGTGCGCGTGACTGTGCAAGGGCGCGCCGCGCACCCGACCGCCGAGCCCCGCCGTGGCGTCGACGCGGTGGCCACGCTGGTGCAGACCTTCACCGCCGTCGCCGCGCTGCAGTCGCGCCTGCCCGCCGGCTTCCACGTACAGGGCATCATCACGCGCGGCGGCGAGTCCACCGCGGTGGTGCCCGACCTGGCCGAGGCGCGGTTCGGGCTGTCCGCACCGACCACCGCGGCGCTCGAAAAACTGGTGTCCGACGTGACGGCGTGCGCCGAGGGCGCGGCCCTGGCCACCGGCGCGAAAGCGCAGACCGACCGGCTCGGGCCCGGCTGCGCGCACTTGCGCGACAACCCCGTGCTGTCCGGCCATTTCGCCCGCCACCTCGCCGCGCGCGGCATCCACGCGACGCCGCCGGACCCGGGTGTGTTCCCCGGCTCCTCCGACGTCGGTGACGTCAGCCTGAAAGTGCCTACGATCCACCCGTTCGTCGCGATCCTCGACCCCGGCCACGCCGAGCGCACGCCGGAGTTCACTGCGGCGGCCGCGTCCCCGCGGGCCCGTTCGGTGCTCCTCGCGGCGGCCGCGGCGCTCGGAAGGACCACTGTGGACCTGCTGGCACACCCGGCTCTGGTGAGCCAGGCGTGGGACTGCTTCGCCGACCAGGCCCGCGCCGAGCGCGCGGGCTGA
- a CDS encoding FUSC family protein, protein MTGVLARHVGRAGELLRADGPFALRIVVTAAVAWQICVWLGARQPPVYAVVVPLVSMRDAPYSTFNVSLARVAGVVCGLSIGILVLRVVHPSTGALTLVLALALAMGIVLRIGGTLNIQVAVSALLVFASTDPDSYAVSRLWETAVGAGVTVVLAPLLVPANPARTFVNELHEIAAELAQNLRAPLGEESVRAVESRARALPGKLALARKAVRAHPWWRRTETDRLAALVPLARTAADIGTLVRIHFEDTTELTARGEPTDTSEVAGPLSDAVTAVLTGTPDPSALATAEAALLHNAETDGTRLGAIARRPLRRITALLRQPPAK, encoded by the coding sequence ATGACCGGAGTCCTCGCCCGTCACGTGGGCCGCGCGGGCGAGCTGCTGCGTGCGGACGGGCCGTTCGCGCTGCGGATCGTGGTGACGGCGGCCGTGGCGTGGCAGATCTGCGTGTGGCTGGGCGCGCGGCAGCCGCCGGTGTACGCGGTGGTCGTGCCACTGGTGTCCATGCGGGACGCGCCGTACTCGACGTTCAACGTGTCCCTCGCGCGCGTGGCCGGCGTGGTGTGCGGGCTGTCGATCGGGATCCTCGTGCTGCGCGTGGTCCACCCGTCCACCGGGGCGCTCACGCTCGTGCTGGCGCTGGCCCTCGCCATGGGCATCGTCCTGCGCATCGGCGGCACGCTCAACATCCAGGTCGCCGTGTCGGCGCTGCTCGTGTTCGCCAGCACCGACCCGGACTCCTACGCGGTGTCGCGCCTGTGGGAGACGGCCGTCGGCGCCGGGGTGACCGTGGTGCTCGCACCGTTGCTGGTGCCGGCGAACCCGGCCCGCACGTTCGTGAACGAACTCCACGAGATCGCGGCCGAGCTGGCCCAGAACCTCCGGGCGCCACTCGGCGAGGAGTCGGTGCGCGCGGTCGAGTCCCGCGCCCGCGCGTTGCCCGGAAAGCTCGCCCTGGCACGGAAAGCGGTGCGCGCCCACCCGTGGTGGCGCCGCACCGAGACCGACCGCCTCGCCGCCCTCGTGCCCCTCGCCCGCACCGCCGCCGACATCGGCACCCTCGTGCGCATCCACTTCGAGGACACCACCGAGCTCACCGCCCGCGGCGAACCGACCGACACGTCGGAAGTCGCGGGCCCCCTCTCCGACGCCGTGACCGCCGTCCTCACCGGCACGCCCGACCCCTCGGCCCTGGCCACCGCCGAAGCCGCCCTCCTGCACAACGCCGAAACCGACGGCACCCGCCTCGGCGCCATCGCGCGCCGACCACTGCGCCGCATCACCGCTCTGCTGCGCCAACCACCCGCGAAGTAG
- a CDS encoding TetR/AcrR family transcriptional regulator — translation MSSSTQETTGEDRAEAARVRVRELIAALQPDAVDKRPNKRGAQTRDKLVQAATACFSEYGYTRTRVSDITNRADTAQGNFYRHFTSLDDIFLAALQPALEELAAASATAPRSGDEQHHLVEQTIAYLHSYARNRHLLRVMREAAAASENEGFLKLWLQVRSGFVHRTERWLRRLHEAGVIEATHYELHAEALGSLIEQMAYVHIGLLPVTPRPERIQDLGAVIGQIWYRSLPFAVSSAPAVSSAPAPPGRARSL, via the coding sequence ATGAGCAGTAGCACGCAGGAGACGACCGGCGAGGACCGGGCAGAGGCCGCGCGCGTACGCGTCCGCGAGCTGATCGCCGCGCTGCAACCCGACGCGGTGGACAAGCGCCCCAACAAACGCGGCGCGCAGACCCGCGACAAGCTCGTACAGGCCGCCACGGCGTGCTTCTCCGAGTACGGCTACACGCGCACCCGCGTCTCGGACATCACCAACCGGGCCGACACCGCGCAGGGCAACTTCTACCGCCACTTCACCAGCCTCGACGACATCTTCCTCGCGGCACTGCAGCCGGCGCTGGAAGAGCTCGCGGCGGCGTCGGCCACCGCGCCACGCTCCGGCGACGAGCAGCACCACCTGGTGGAGCAGACCATCGCTTATCTGCACTCGTACGCGCGCAACCGCCACCTGCTACGCGTGATGCGTGAAGCCGCGGCGGCGAGCGAGAACGAGGGATTCCTCAAGCTGTGGCTGCAGGTGCGCTCCGGCTTCGTGCACCGCACCGAACGCTGGCTGCGGCGGCTGCACGAGGCCGGCGTGATCGAGGCGACCCACTACGAGCTCCACGCCGAGGCCCTCGGCTCGCTCATCGAGCAGATGGCCTACGTCCACATCGGACTCCTGCCCGTGACCCCCCGGCCCGAGCGCATCCAGGACCTCGGCGCGGTGATCGGCCAGATCTGGTACCGATCTCTACCTTTTGCTGTATCTTCTGCCCCGGCTGTATCTTCTGCCCCGGCTCCGCCGGGGCGTGCGAGATCGCTTTAA
- a CDS encoding pyruvate, phosphate dikinase: protein MTTTALPESTETVLPLDGTRPLGRDLVGGKAHSLNRMRSLGLPVPPAFAITVDVCTAYHAGGTLPDAVWAQVLDHLAHLEERTGRRFGGPGWPLLVSVRSGAARSMPGMMDTVLNLGLTQELRDALAEQSGDPAWAADTWERFERSYSGIVGGPPPADPREQLRAAIGAVFRSWFSPRAVSYREHHGITDLGGTAVTVQAMAFGNRDAESGTGVLFSRDPGTGEPDVYGEWLARAQGEDVVSGERTPARLDELARTQPGNHRELLRLAGVLEREYRDMVDVEFTIESGTLYVLQARAGKRTPGAAARIAVDLVGEGLIDTDTALTRVTPAQATQLLETAGAAEGVELARGTSAGPGLGVGRVVTDPDEALDASDDGTAVVLVRPFTSPEDVPAMFAAAAVVTEHGGSTSHAALVCREAGIPCVVGCGDGTVDALRGRLVTVDGTTGAVLDGDRASGAGTTVDGPAATLTEWATARTGGDGALPELLALVHSKVGGRE from the coding sequence GTGACCACCACGGCGCTTCCCGAGTCGACCGAGACCGTGCTCCCCCTCGACGGCACGCGCCCGCTGGGCCGCGACCTCGTGGGCGGCAAGGCCCACAGCCTCAACCGGATGCGTTCGCTCGGACTGCCGGTGCCCCCGGCGTTCGCGATCACCGTGGACGTCTGCACCGCCTACCACGCGGGCGGCACGCTGCCCGACGCCGTCTGGGCACAGGTCCTCGACCACCTGGCGCACCTGGAGGAGCGCACCGGCCGCCGCTTCGGCGGACCAGGCTGGCCGCTGCTGGTGTCCGTGCGTTCCGGCGCCGCCCGCAGCATGCCCGGGATGATGGACACCGTCCTCAACCTCGGCCTCACGCAGGAGCTGCGCGACGCGCTGGCCGAACAGTCGGGCGACCCCGCGTGGGCGGCGGACACGTGGGAACGGTTCGAGCGCTCGTACTCCGGCATCGTCGGCGGCCCGCCGCCAGCGGACCCGCGTGAGCAGCTGCGCGCGGCGATCGGCGCCGTGTTCCGCTCCTGGTTCTCGCCGCGCGCGGTGAGCTACCGCGAGCACCACGGCATCACCGATCTCGGCGGCACGGCCGTGACCGTGCAGGCCATGGCGTTCGGCAACCGCGACGCCGAGTCCGGCACCGGCGTGCTGTTCAGCCGCGATCCCGGCACCGGCGAGCCCGACGTCTACGGCGAGTGGCTGGCCCGCGCGCAGGGTGAGGACGTGGTGTCCGGCGAGCGCACCCCGGCCCGGCTGGACGAGCTCGCGCGCACGCAGCCGGGCAACCACCGTGAGCTGCTCCGCCTGGCCGGGGTGCTGGAGCGCGAGTACCGCGACATGGTCGACGTGGAGTTCACGATCGAGTCCGGCACGCTCTACGTGCTGCAGGCGCGGGCCGGCAAGCGCACGCCCGGCGCGGCGGCGCGCATCGCCGTGGACCTCGTCGGCGAAGGCCTGATCGACACCGACACGGCGCTCACGCGCGTGACCCCGGCCCAGGCCACGCAGCTGCTGGAGACGGCCGGCGCGGCCGAGGGCGTCGAGCTGGCCCGCGGCACCAGCGCGGGACCCGGCCTGGGTGTAGGCCGGGTCGTGACCGACCCCGACGAAGCGCTGGACGCCTCGGACGACGGGACGGCCGTGGTGCTCGTGCGGCCGTTCACCTCCCCGGAGGACGTGCCGGCGATGTTCGCGGCGGCCGCCGTCGTGACCGAGCACGGCGGGTCGACCTCCCACGCGGCCCTCGTGTGCCGTGAGGCGGGCATCCCCTGCGTGGTCGGCTGTGGCGACGGCACCGTCGACGCGCTGCGCGGGCGGCTCGTGACTGTCGACGGCACGACCGGCGCGGTGCTCGACGGCGACCGGGCGAGCGGAGCGGGCACGACCGTCGACGGTCCCGCGGCGACACTCACGGAGTGGGCCACCGCGCGGACCGGCGGCGACGGCGCGCTGCCTGAGCTGCTCGCGCTGGTGCACAGTAAGGTCGGCGGACGCGAATGA
- a CDS encoding SDR family oxidoreductase: protein MTRRILVTGAASGVGLALARQLADEGVAVIGVDRAEIPVPVDRALRVDLTDFAAVREAAASVPELDGIANVAGVPGTAPAATVLAVNVVGTRVLTDALLPRLAEGGAVVTVASIAAHRNTLPAEALDRLCTVDSDAELADWLAEFPLSGAAAYDTSKAALVAWSARLAARLLPRARAVSVSPGPVHTPILADFRESMGAESIDRAGAMVGRHAQPGEVAAAAAFLLSPAASWVNGIDLPVEGGLAAARTHLAAVREPGTAEPSTERTSR, encoded by the coding sequence ATGACGCGCCGGATCCTCGTCACGGGCGCCGCGTCGGGCGTCGGCCTCGCGCTCGCCCGGCAGCTGGCCGACGAAGGAGTGGCCGTGATCGGCGTCGACCGCGCTGAGATCCCCGTGCCCGTGGACCGGGCCCTGCGGGTGGACCTCACCGACTTCGCCGCCGTGCGCGAGGCCGCGGCGAGCGTCCCCGAGCTCGACGGCATCGCCAACGTCGCCGGCGTGCCCGGCACCGCGCCGGCCGCCACCGTGCTCGCGGTGAACGTGGTCGGCACGCGTGTGCTCACCGACGCGCTGCTGCCGCGACTGGCCGAGGGCGGCGCCGTGGTGACGGTGGCGTCCATCGCCGCCCACCGCAACACGCTCCCGGCCGAAGCTCTCGACCGGCTGTGCACTGTGGACAGTGACGCCGAGCTGGCGGACTGGCTCGCGGAGTTCCCGCTCTCGGGCGCCGCCGCCTACGACACGTCGAAAGCCGCGCTCGTCGCGTGGAGCGCACGACTGGCGGCCCGGCTGCTGCCGCGCGCCCGTGCGGTGAGTGTGAGCCCCGGCCCCGTGCACACGCCGATCCTGGCCGACTTCCGCGAGTCGATGGGCGCCGAGTCGATCGACCGCGCCGGCGCCATGGTCGGACGGCACGCGCAGCCCGGCGAGGTCGCCGCGGCGGCCGCGTTCCTGCTCAGCCCGGCGGCCTCGTGGGTCAACGGCATCGACCTGCCCGTCGAAGGCGGTCTGGCCGCCGCGCGCACGCACCTGGCCGCGGTGCGGGAACCCGGCACCGCCGAGCCCAGCACCGAAAGGACCTCCCGGTGA
- a CDS encoding aldehyde dehydrogenase family protein: MAEQWLGRAACLVGGEWRTPDGPAIPVVDPYTEQPIGETAEAGPGLTAEAVTAAEAARPEWERTSPADRADLLDRLADLLAARSGELAALITREMGMPATLSAASQGDLPPRVLRAFATATRAFPWTEKIDGAQLHRVPLGVVGAITPWNMPAHQIIAKVGAALAAGNTVVLKPSEATPFDANLIAAAALEAGFGPGVLSVVQGTGPVTGEALVADPRVAHVSFTGSVPAGQAVAALAAGHTASTTLELGGKSAAVLLPDVDLARAVPAAVKSGLVNSGQACNATTRIVVPRSALTDVEALVIDALDAMVAGDPRDPATTFGPLASARQRDRVRHLLDTAGDDRAVTPPLQLLPSHGFFVGPRVYFGLDARHPLVRQEVFGPVLVVQPYTDEADAAAVANDSDFGLSAEVWSADPDRAESFARTLRVGQVKINGVRTRERPGVPFGGRKASGYGRELGAEGIADLTAVQAVLR; this comes from the coding sequence GTGGCTGAGCAGTGGCTGGGGCGCGCGGCGTGCCTCGTCGGCGGCGAGTGGCGGACGCCCGACGGCCCCGCGATCCCCGTCGTCGACCCGTACACCGAGCAGCCGATCGGCGAGACGGCCGAGGCCGGCCCCGGTCTCACCGCCGAAGCCGTCACGGCGGCGGAGGCGGCGCGCCCGGAGTGGGAACGGACCAGTCCGGCCGATCGCGCCGACCTGCTCGACCGCCTGGCCGACCTGTTGGCGGCCCGCTCGGGTGAGCTGGCGGCGCTGATCACGCGCGAGATGGGCATGCCCGCCACGCTCTCGGCGGCGAGCCAGGGCGATCTGCCGCCGCGGGTGCTGCGCGCGTTCGCCACCGCCACGCGCGCGTTCCCGTGGACCGAGAAGATCGACGGCGCGCAGCTGCACCGGGTGCCGCTCGGTGTGGTCGGCGCGATCACGCCGTGGAACATGCCGGCGCACCAGATCATCGCCAAGGTCGGCGCGGCACTCGCCGCGGGCAACACCGTGGTGCTCAAACCGAGTGAGGCCACGCCGTTCGACGCGAACCTCATCGCGGCCGCCGCGCTCGAAGCCGGGTTCGGCCCGGGAGTGCTCTCGGTCGTGCAAGGCACCGGGCCGGTGACCGGCGAGGCACTCGTGGCCGACCCGCGGGTGGCCCACGTGTCGTTCACGGGCAGCGTCCCGGCCGGGCAGGCGGTCGCCGCGCTCGCCGCCGGGCACACGGCGTCGACCACGCTGGAGCTGGGCGGGAAGTCGGCCGCCGTGCTGCTGCCGGACGTGGATTTGGCGCGCGCGGTCCCGGCAGCGGTGAAGAGTGGCCTCGTGAACTCGGGCCAGGCGTGCAACGCGACCACGCGGATCGTGGTGCCGCGCAGTGCCCTCACCGACGTCGAAGCACTCGTCATCGACGCGCTCGACGCGATGGTCGCCGGTGATCCGCGTGACCCGGCCACCACGTTCGGGCCGCTGGCCTCGGCGCGCCAGCGCGACCGCGTGCGCCACCTGCTCGACACCGCCGGCGACGACCGCGCGGTGACACCACCACTGCAGCTGCTGCCCTCGCACGGATTCTTCGTCGGCCCGCGCGTCTACTTCGGACTCGACGCCCGGCATCCGCTGGTGCGCCAGGAGGTGTTCGGTCCCGTGCTCGTCGTGCAGCCCTACACCGACGAGGCGGACGCCGCCGCCGTCGCGAACGACAGCGACTTCGGCCTGTCCGCCGAGGTCTGGTCCGCCGACCCCGACCGGGCCGAGAGCTTCGCGCGGACGCTGCGCGTGGGCCAGGTCAAGATCAACGGCGTGCGCACCCGCGAGCGCCCCGGCGTGCCGTTCGGCGGGCGCAAGGCCTCCGGCTACGGCCGCGAGCTCGGCGCCGAAGGCATCGCCGACCTCACCGCGGTGCAGGCGGTGCTGCGATGA
- a CDS encoding cytochrome P450, producing the protein MSEQTSGATAVDLMDLDLFATGSDHEAFRELREHDPLHWNDEPGGRGFWSVTRYADIKRIAADHESFSSAEGTQIPDRRAEGHGEPSIHNMDPPRHGALRKLVVPHVRPAKVRPLEGDIVTVIDELLDTALAQDGTFDFVHTVAAQLPLLVIGRLLGAPPEACPHMQRWTNQMASDDPEYSSGPETAARARDEIFAFFHELEAQRRANPAEDLVSVLAHAAPGGEPLNRGQLDAYYLLLMVAGNETTRNLLTGGMIAFGAFPEQWAALRADADRIPGAVEEMVRWVSPVLCMRRTATRDVELHGRTIEAGQKVVLWFASGNRDETVFAAPDEFRAERTPNEHLGFGWGVHACLGAHLARLEAQLFLRRLRERGLRVDVQAPPERLRSNFFRGVKRLPVRLVSDRG; encoded by the coding sequence GTGTCCGAACAGACGTCCGGCGCGACAGCCGTCGACCTCATGGATCTGGACCTGTTCGCCACGGGGTCCGACCACGAGGCGTTCCGCGAGCTGCGTGAGCACGATCCGCTGCACTGGAACGACGAACCCGGCGGCCGCGGTTTCTGGTCGGTGACGCGGTACGCCGACATCAAGCGCATCGCCGCCGACCACGAGAGCTTCTCCTCCGCCGAAGGGACGCAGATCCCGGACCGCCGCGCCGAGGGGCACGGCGAACCCAGCATCCACAACATGGACCCGCCGCGCCACGGGGCGCTGCGCAAGCTCGTGGTGCCGCACGTGCGGCCCGCGAAGGTCCGCCCGCTCGAGGGCGACATCGTCACGGTCATCGACGAGCTGCTCGACACCGCGCTGGCCCAGGACGGCACGTTCGACTTCGTGCACACGGTCGCGGCCCAGCTGCCGCTGCTGGTGATCGGCCGCCTGCTCGGCGCGCCGCCCGAGGCGTGCCCGCACATGCAGCGCTGGACCAACCAGATGGCGTCGGACGATCCCGAGTACAGCTCGGGTCCGGAGACCGCCGCCCGGGCGCGCGACGAGATCTTCGCCTTCTTCCACGAGCTGGAGGCGCAGCGGCGCGCGAACCCCGCCGAAGACCTGGTGAGCGTGCTAGCCCACGCGGCACCCGGTGGCGAGCCGCTCAACCGCGGCCAGCTCGACGCGTACTACCTGCTGCTCATGGTCGCCGGCAACGAGACCACCCGGAACCTGCTCACCGGCGGGATGATCGCGTTCGGCGCGTTCCCGGAGCAGTGGGCCGCGCTGCGCGCCGACGCGGACCGGATCCCGGGCGCGGTCGAGGAGATGGTGCGCTGGGTGTCGCCGGTGCTGTGCATGCGGCGGACCGCGACGCGCGACGTCGAGCTGCACGGCCGCACGATCGAGGCCGGGCAGAAAGTGGTGCTGTGGTTCGCCTCGGGCAACCGCGACGAGACCGTGTTCGCCGCGCCCGACGAGTTCCGCGCCGAGCGCACGCCCAACGAGCACCTCGGCTTCGGCTGGGGCGTGCACGCCTGCCTCGGCGCGCACCTCGCGCGGCTGGAGGCCCAGCTGTTCCTGCGCCGCCTGCGTGAGCGCGGCCTGCGCGTGGACGTGCAGGCGCCGCCGGAACGCTTGCGCAGCAACTTCTTCCGCGGCGTGAAGCGGCTGCCGGTACGGCTGGTGAGCGACCGTGGCTGA
- a CDS encoding AMP-binding protein yields the protein MYPAPIARERPGARAYVMAPSGESLTYAELEARSNQVAHLLRERGIGPGGTLLLVLENRLEWPVLVAAGMRSGLYVTPVNWHLRAGELGPLLAEAVGDGASCAIVTSARCADVVAEALREVGKPALLLSVDAGGDLEFLGDAVAGLPETPIEGELLGARVLYSGGSTGRPKAFRQQLLGVHPADAPARHAGLAAKLELAADTVFLSPAPNYHAAPFTFQLITLSLGGTVVCLDRFDAERSLAAIAAHGVTHSQWVPTMLLRLLRLSPEARARHDLSSHRVAFTSGAPCPPEVKTAIMDWWGPILHEYYGASEGYGHTYVGPHDALAHPGTVGKPLSGSVHVTDDAGREVLAGTVGKVWFAPGGSVYRNAGDAGADLRSVGDLGRLDEDGFLYLVGREGHTIISGGVNVYPTEVEDTLLTHPAVADAAVIGLPDPEFGEGVAAVVELTVERAGDVSGAELIEYCRERLAGFKAPRRVEFVASLPRLPTGKLNKTLLRDRILSGDSGATGEGA from the coding sequence GTGTACCCCGCCCCGATTGCGCGCGAGCGGCCCGGCGCCCGGGCGTACGTGATGGCGCCGAGCGGCGAGAGCCTCACCTACGCCGAGCTCGAGGCCCGCTCCAACCAGGTCGCGCACCTGCTGCGCGAGCGGGGGATCGGCCCTGGCGGCACGCTGCTGCTCGTCCTCGAGAACCGGCTGGAGTGGCCGGTGCTCGTCGCCGCGGGCATGCGCTCCGGACTCTACGTGACGCCGGTGAACTGGCACCTGCGCGCCGGCGAGCTCGGCCCGCTGCTCGCGGAGGCGGTGGGCGACGGCGCGTCGTGCGCGATCGTCACCAGCGCCCGCTGTGCCGACGTCGTCGCCGAAGCCCTGCGCGAGGTCGGCAAGCCGGCGCTGCTGCTGTCCGTGGACGCGGGTGGTGACCTGGAGTTCCTCGGCGACGCCGTGGCGGGCCTGCCTGAGACGCCGATCGAAGGCGAGCTGCTCGGCGCGCGGGTGCTCTACAGCGGCGGCAGCACCGGGCGGCCCAAGGCGTTCCGCCAGCAGTTGCTCGGCGTGCACCCGGCCGACGCGCCCGCCCGCCACGCGGGGCTCGCGGCGAAGCTGGAGCTGGCCGCCGACACCGTGTTCCTCTCGCCTGCGCCGAACTACCACGCCGCGCCGTTCACCTTCCAGCTCATCACGCTCTCGCTCGGCGGCACCGTGGTGTGCCTCGACCGCTTCGACGCGGAGCGCTCGCTCGCGGCGATCGCGGCGCACGGCGTGACGCACTCGCAGTGGGTGCCCACGATGCTGCTGCGGCTGCTGCGCCTGTCCCCGGAAGCCCGCGCGCGCCACGACCTGAGCAGCCACCGCGTCGCGTTCACCTCCGGCGCGCCGTGCCCTCCCGAAGTCAAGACGGCGATCATGGACTGGTGGGGCCCGATCCTGCACGAGTACTACGGCGCGTCCGAGGGCTACGGCCACACCTACGTCGGCCCGCACGACGCACTGGCGCACCCGGGCACGGTGGGGAAACCGTTGTCCGGCAGCGTGCACGTGACCGACGACGCCGGGCGCGAGGTCCTGGCGGGCACCGTCGGGAAGGTGTGGTTCGCGCCGGGCGGCTCGGTCTACCGCAACGCCGGCGACGCGGGCGCCGACCTGCGCAGCGTCGGTGACCTCGGCCGGCTCGACGAGGACGGGTTCCTCTACCTCGTCGGCCGCGAGGGACACACGATCATTTCCGGCGGCGTGAACGTCTACCCGACCGAGGTCGAGGACACCCTGCTCACCCACCCGGCCGTGGCCGACGCCGCCGTGATCGGCCTGCCCGACCCCGAGTTCGGTGAGGGCGTGGCGGCTGTCGTTGAACTGACCGTCGAGCGCGCCGGCGACGTGAGCGGGGCCGAGCTGATCGAGTACTGCCGCGAGCGGCTGGCCGGGTTCAAGGCGCCGCGGCGCGTCGAGTTCGTGGCGAGCCTGCCCCGGCTGCCGACGGGCAAGCTGAACAAAACCCTGCTGCGAGACCGAATCCTGTCCGGCGACTCCGGTGCAACCGGCGAAGGAGCATGA
- a CDS encoding MarR family transcriptional regulator, which translates to MTTSTRARFLVLHALRVKGLAPDPVLQALTGLLADEVAAEVAALVADGLAVRREGRLAGTMPTPAGRAAHPELLAADVADSTEALSTAYEAFLPVNGEFKRVCSAWQLRPSGEPNDHADAAYDAEVVEALAEVNGKVAGLLDTLTASAGRFGTYPVRLAGALERVRAGETAAFARPMADSYHDIWMELHQDLLLSAGRERSAADEG; encoded by the coding sequence ATGACGACGTCCACCCGAGCGCGGTTCCTCGTGCTCCACGCGTTGCGAGTGAAGGGCCTGGCCCCCGACCCCGTGCTGCAGGCGCTCACCGGACTGCTGGCGGACGAGGTGGCCGCCGAGGTCGCCGCGCTGGTGGCGGACGGGCTCGCGGTGCGCCGGGAAGGCCGCCTCGCCGGGACCATGCCGACGCCGGCCGGGCGCGCCGCCCACCCGGAGCTGCTCGCGGCCGATGTCGCGGACTCCACCGAGGCGCTTTCCACGGCGTACGAAGCATTTCTGCCCGTGAACGGCGAGTTCAAGCGAGTCTGCTCGGCCTGGCAGCTGCGGCCCTCCGGTGAGCCCAACGACCACGCCGACGCCGCGTATGACGCCGAGGTGGTCGAGGCGCTGGCGGAGGTGAACGGGAAGGTGGCCGGCCTGCTCGACACGCTCACCGCGTCCGCCGGCCGGTTCGGCACCTACCCGGTGCGCCTCGCCGGGGCGCTGGAGCGCGTGCGGGCGGGGGAAACCGCCGCGTTCGCCCGGCCGATGGCCGACTCGTACCACGACATCTGGATGGAACTGCACCAGGACCTCCTGCTGTCCGCCGGCCGGGAACGCTCGGCCGCCGACGAAGGCTGA